In the genome of Bacillus thuringiensis, the window GAACTTTTTCAATGTTATCCGTTGTGTTCCAGTTAATAGAACTTCCACCCCAGCCCACGTACTTCATATCAATTTTTACTTTCTCGCCCGTATTAAATACTTGTCCCTTTGTTAAGAAAACATCAATAATAACTTTCTTACCATTTAGCGATGGATACTCAACTACGACATATTTAGTAGCACCGTCTCCTTCATCTTCCATCGTTCCTACTTTTGATACTTTCCCAATCACATAATCAGGCGAACCATCTTCTTTCATGTGCATACCTAACTTGTTTGTTGTATTTTCAACTGCAGTTGCAACCATATATTCTGTAAAATTACGCATCATAGATCCAGTAGCTTTTACTTCATCTCCTACTTTCACGTTTGAAAGTGAATCAATATACACACTAACAGGTTCCTCATATTGCTTAGATTTTACAACAATCACACCGTTATCTACTTCTACTACTCGTCCTTCTAACGTTGAGAAATTCGATTCAATTGAAGCTGCACTCGCTTTTGTTAGTTCTAATCCTGGTACATTCGTTCCTGATAATGCTGCGATCCCTAAAGCACCTGCTAAAATTATTTTTTTCATACCCATATGTAACATCTCCATTCATGATGATTTTATTTTTTTGATTGGTATCGACCAACCTGTAATCATTATAGTTACAGGTTGTGAAAATAACAACCGTTTTCCTCATGCAATGATGCATACTGTGATTTTTAAATATACAACAATGAGACTAGATTCTCGAGTTACAGCAGGTGAAATTGTTGATGATGAAGAAACTAATGTCATGCATCATATTTTTCAGCGCTACGGTTTGTATAATCGTAGTTCATTACATTATGTAGGGGCGGAATTCATATGTTAATAAAACCAAAGAGATTACAGCCAGGAGATATCGTAGCAACAGTAAGTGCTTCATGGGGAGGAGCGGGTGATTCTAAGCTAAGATGGCGTTATGAGCAAGGAGTAAAGAGATTAGAAGACGTATTTGGGCTTACAGTTATCCCAATGCCAAATAGTTTAAAAGGTAGCGAATACCTTTATAACAATCCAGGAGCTCGTGCGGAAGATTTAATGACAGCATTTAAAGATACGCGTGTTAAAGCAATTATTACGAATATTGGTGGTGAAGATAGTATCCGTTTACTACCTTATATTGATTTTAATGTGATACGTGAAAATCCGAAAATTTTTATGGGGTACTCTGACGATACCGTTTCACACTTATTTTGTCATAAAGCAGGAATTTCCTCTTTTTACGGTCCAGCAATCTTAAGCGATTTTGCTGAAAATATAGAGATGGATTCATATACGATTGAAACAGTGAATCGAACTCTCTTTTCAAATGAGATTATTGGTGAAATTCAACCAGCTAACGAATGGACGAGTGAGCGTTTAGAATGGATAGAAATAAATAAAGATACAAGACGTACGATGCAGCAAAACAACGGATATGAGGTCCTTCAAGGATCTAGGACTGTACAAGGGCGTTTAATTGGTGGTTGTATTGAAGTATTGGAATTCGTAAAAGGAACGGAACTTTGGCCTGAGAAAAAGCATTGGGAGAATAGTATTCTATTCTTTGAAACATCTGAAGAGCATCCAGAACCAAATTATATAAAGTATTGGTTACGAAATTATGCAGCGCAAGGTATTCTTCAAAAAGCAAAAGGAATCATTTTTGGTAAACCGAAAGATGAACAATACTATGAAGAATATAAACAGGAAATATTGCAGGTTATGAAAGAACATAACTTAGAAGATTTGCCGATTCTTTATAATTTAAGTTTTGGCCATACTGAACCGAAGTTTATTTTACCTTACGGCGCGCTGGCGGAAATTAATTGTGAAAATGGGTCTTTCTCTATTTTAGAGAGTGGCGTGGAATAAAGGAAAACTTTAAATAAGTATCTAATTGGAGGGAGATTACGTGTATGGAAGTAACATTTACAGTAAGTAAGTGGGATGAAAAACCAATCGATGATAATAAAAAAGATTTCCCTATTAATATTGCTCATGTCGAATATGATATTGATGGGGAATTAAAAGGAAAGGCTTTTGTTGAATACTTATTATATTATTTAGACTCAAATATAAATGATGGTCACTTAGCTACTGCTAAAATTTCTGGATTTTTACACTTTGAAGGGATTTATAAGGGGCAACAAGGGACATTTACAGCTATAGAGCAAGGAATATTTGATAAAGGAAATTTAGATTCCCCAGGAACAATTATTAAAGCTACCGGTAACTTAGAAAACCTGAGAGGATCCTATAATTATCAGTTTACAGGTCAAACTAGTAAACTAATTTTAGAGTTTGAATTTCAGCAAAATACCTTATAATTTAGTGGAAAGGACATTTCTTGTAATACTAGGAATGTCCTTTTTGTTGACGAGTTTATTCAAGTTAAAAATGAACAGAGTATATTATCAGTATTCAGCAATGCATAAAATTTTCTTCATGGGGGAATTAAAAATCTACGCCCTAGAGACATCATGCCCCCACCTATTCATTTCTTTTCTTACTAATTAAAGAATAATCCCCGAAAAACTCCCCTTCATAACTTCCTTTTCAAGTTGATTCCTACATATAAACGTCGCAATAATTTTTGTACGATTTTTTTCATCAGGCTCAAATTGTTCAATAGTTACGTCACAACGAATCGTATCCCCACTAAAAACAGGACGTAAAAATTCAAAATCCATTTTGCGAGCTAGTACGTTATAATCACCGCCAATTTTTGTAGGCAATGTTGATGTTAACAGCCCTTGTACAACAAATCTTCCCTGCTCATCTGGTGTAACATGATGAACACCTTCATCTTTCGATACTTCTGTAAATAACGCAACATCCTCTTTCGTAAAAGTTCGTTCAAAGGTGATTTTTTCGCCTACTTGCAATTTCATTAATACCCCTCCTCGAAAACACTTTTAAAATAAGAAAAACCGAAACTAAAAATCATTTCGGTTTTTCTAACTAAAGAAGTCTATTTATTTTAAAGAATGAACAAACAACCCGCTGCGAAGTTTCGGTTCAAACCACGTTGATTTCGGCGGCATGACTTCTCCGGCATCTGCAATTGCTAATAAATCTTCCATAGATGTCGGATATAATGAGAATGCTGCTTTATATACACCGCTGTTCACAAGGCGTTCTAGCTCTTCTAGCCCCCGAATTCCACCAACAAAATCAATGCGTGAATCAGAACGCGGATCATGTATTTCAAGTACTTGGCTTAATAAATGATCTTGCAGGATAGATACATCTAAACCTCTAACAAGATCATTCGCATCAAATGTTTCCTCTTTCACAGTAAGCTTATACCACTTCTCATTTACATACATACCAAATGATTTGGGCTCATTTGGTTTATACGGAGAAACAATTGCTCCTTCTACATAAAAGTACTGCGTAATTTGATTTAAAAACTGTTCCTCTGATAAGCCATTTAAATCTTTCACAACGCGGTTATAGTCCCAAATTGATAATTCATCATAAGGGAATAGAACCGATAAGAAGAAATTAAATTCCTCTTCTCCTGTGTAATTTGGATATTGTTCTCTTCGCATAAGCCCTACTTTTGCAGCTGATGCAGAGCGGTGATGCCCATCCGCAATATAAAGATTAGGAATATCTTCAAATGCGTTTACTAAAGTCGCAATTACTTCTTCATCTGCAACCTTCCACGCAACATGCTTAACACCATCTTCTGCTGTAAATGTATAAATTGGCGCATGCTCTTCTTTCCAGCTTCTAATCAAATGCTTTACTTCTTCTTTTGTACGGTACGTTAAAAAGATAGGACCTGTATTTGCGTCACACACATCTACGTGGCGAATACGATCTAATTCTTTTTCATGACGTGTTCTTTCATGTTTTTTAATTGTATCATCTTCGTATTCATCAATAGATGTACAAACGACAAGGCCTGACTGCGTTCTTCCTTGCATTGTCAGTTCATAAATATATAGCGCTGGCTCTTCATCTTGTATGAACACTTCTTCTCGTACAAATTGCTTTAAATTGTCGCCCGCTTTTTCATACACGCGATCATCATACGGTGACAGTTCAGGATCTAAATCAATTTCTGCTTTATCAACATGCAAGAAAGAATATGGATTCCCTTTTACAACTTCCCTTGCCTCTTCACTATTTAATACGTCATACGGTAAAGCTGCAACTTGTGCTGCTTTTTCCTCTACTGGACGAATGGCCCGAAACGGTCGTATTTTTGCCACATTCCTCTCTCCTTTACACAATCATTCGAACGGCTACAACACCTGTAATTTTGCTTATATTTTCTACAATATTCTCTTTTATTATATCATCAATTCCGTTATCGATATCAATCATTGTGTATGCCCAAGAATGTTTACTACGATTAATCATATCAGCAATATTTATATGATGTTCTGCTAAACATCCTGTAATTTGTCCTACCATGTTTGGAACGTTTTGATGCATAATTGTAATACGTTTCTTTCCGATATATGGAAGCTCGACGTTTGGATAGTTTACTGAATTACGAATATTTCCTGTCTCCAAATATTCACGTAATTGACGTGCTGCCATTACTGCACAATTTTCTTCCGATTCAGACGTAGATGCACCAAGGTGAGGCGTCGCTGTTACATTTTTCATCTTTATTACATTTTCATTTGGGAAATCCGTTACGTAATGTGTAATAATATCTTCTTCTAATGCTTTTTGAAGAACCTTTTCATCTACAAGTTCTCCTCTAGAGAAATTAAATAGACGCATCCCTCTTTTCATCTTCTCTACAGCGTGTTCCCCAATAATCCCCTTCGTTTGATTCGTAAGAGGAATATGCAGTGTAATATAATCACACGTTGCAAAAATTTCATCAAGGCTAAACGCTCTTTGCACATGTGTAGAAAGACGCCAAGCTGTTTCAACTGAAATATAAGGATCATATCCGATAACATCCATCCCTAACGCTAACGCATCGTTCGCAACTAAAGCACCGATTGCGCCAAGTCCGATAACACCTAGACGTTTCCCTGCAATTTCTGATCCAACAAATTGTTTTTTTCCTGATTCAACAAGCTGTGGTACTTCTTCACCTTCTAAGTTTTTCGTCCAACTTACACCATTAATAATGTTACGTGAAGACATAATAAGACTGGCAATAATGAGTTCCTTTACGGCGTTTGCATTTGCCCCCGGCGTGTTAAATACTACAATTCCTTTTTCTGTACATCGCTCGACAGGAATATTATTTACACCAGCGCCAGCTCTTGCAATCGCCTTTAAGTCTTTTGAAAACTCTTCTTGATGTAAAGAGTAGCTACGAAGCAAAATCCCATCTGGGTGATTGAGTTTATCCCCTACTTCATAACGTTCTTCAGTAAAAACTTGTAAACCTTTTTCTGCAATTTGATTTAACGTTTGAACACGAAACATATCCCCATCTCCCTATCTATTCTCAAGCTCAAATTCCTTCATATAATCTACTAATTGTTTTACACCGTGTGCTGGCATCGCATTGTAAATACTTGCACGCATACCGCCGACTGAGCGATGTCCTTTTAGCGTAACGAAACCGCGTTCCTTCGCCTTTTGTAAAAACTCATTGTTAAGTTCTTCTGACGGTGTTGTAAATGGAATGTTCATAAGTGATCGATACGCAGGGTCAACTGGTGAAGTAAACAATTTAGATTCATCTAAAAAATGATAAAGAAGTGAAGATTTCATTTTATTTTGTTCTTCAATCGCAGATACTCCGCCTTGCTCTTTCAACCACTCTAGTACAAGTTTTGTTACGTAAATACTAAAGGATGGCGGTGTATTATATAAGGAGTTATTTTTACTGTAAGTTTCATAATTTAACATTGTCGGACAAGAGCGATCTGCTCCCCCAATTAAATCTCTTTTTATAATAGCAATCGTTAAGCCCGCAGGTCCTAAATTCTTTTGCGCCCCCGCATATATAAGACCAAACTTCGAAACATCATATCTCTCTGATAAAATATTTGAGGACATATCCGCAACGAGCGGCACTCTTTCTACATGTGGAATTTCCACATATTTTGTCCCTTCAATTGTATTATTCGTTGTAATATGTACATAATCTAGTTTTTCATCACTTAATAAACCGTCCAGTTTAGGAATCGTAGTAAACTTCTCTTTTTCAGAAGAAGCAATCACTTGTACTTCCCCAACTTTTTCGGCTTCTTGCAGTGCCTTTTTAGACCATGAGCCAGTTAGTACGTACCCAGCTTTTTTATACGTATTCATTAAGTTCAGTGGTATCATAGAGAATTGTAATGACGCACCGCCTTGTAAAAATAAAACTTCATACTCATCAGGGATGCTCATTAATTCACGAAGTAAGTTACTTGCTTCCTCTATAATACTTTGAAAATAAGAAGATCGATGACTCATTTCCATAATAGACATGCCTGTCCCGTTATAATTTAATAGCTCCTTTTGCACTTTCTCTAAAACTGGCAAAGGGAGTATTGATGGTCCTGCTGAAAAATTATAGACTCTCTCCATCACCCTCATAACCTCCCTATTTCTCATTCGATTATTTTTTAAACTTTCTGAATTATAACCTAAAATATAATATACGGTCAATTTGTTTTCTATTATTACGGCGCAAGACGCGATGGAATCGCTTGCAAGTGCAGACTTTTTATATACACATAAAAAAGTGTTAAGTACATAATCGTACTTAACACTCTAATAATAAAATAATAATAGCTAGTCGTTCGTAAAGAACCGATCAAAGATTTGATAAATAGCAGAAAGACCAAAGAGCCAATAAATAGTGTCCACAAGCGCCGGCATAGAACCAAACCATTTCTCAACTACATTGTAATCTAACGCTACAAATAACCAATTCAAACCGCCAAGAATCACCAAAATTACTGTAAGGTAAGACAAAAATTTCATTATGATTGCCCCCTAGGTGATAAGATGGTGAAAGGCCTTTCACTAGAAATATATGTAGTAAACTTTAAAACTTACCTATTTTATAAAATTTATTTTCGGTACCACCCGTTAATAACTGCCTCTGCTTCTTTACTATGTATTTGATACGCATGTGTACTATCATTAGAGCCAATAAACCAAATTGAAAAACCTTTAAAATATGGTTTCGGTTCTAATACATCGCGGTAAGCACGCCATCCATTTAATTGTACATCTTTCGAAAACACATTTGAAACATCTGGATTCCATGGATTTTGTAATCCAAGTTCACATGCTGGAACGTTAAATCCACCGAAGTAAACTGGCTTTCCTGTTGCATTATGTAATTGTTCCAATTGCTGAACAACATTTTGCCCACGATTATATACTGTTGTCGCAAACAAACTTTGCTTCACTTCTTCATATGTTGGATTTCTTTTTCCTGAAACTTCAAACCAACTGTCTATGCTAACAATATCCACCTTTTTTAAATACGGGCGATTGATTTTTTCTTTAAACTTAGCTTCATAAGAAGAGTCCCAGCTCGCTGTTAACCACCAGTTCATTTGATACAAAACATTTCCTTTATACTGCTTACGAACAAAATCAATTGTATCGCTCCAGTATCCTTCTGCATACTCCATATTCACGAAATTAGAAGCAATCTTTAGTCCATACACATCGTATTTACTTGTAATGGAATTAAAAATATCTTGCAGAATAACCGTCTTCCAATTCCAGAAGAAATCATTAATGTTACTTGGGTTCCATTCTGTCTCTCCAACATTCCCCTGCTGAATATACGGGAACGGTTCCACTATAACTTGAATATTACGCTTTAATAATTCTTGAATTAAAATAATAGCTTGTTGCTTTTGCGCTTGATTAATTACCATGTTAGTAGAAGTCACATTCGGGATATCCACTTGAATCGGTACATTTACTGTATTTAAATTTAAGCGCTCCACATCCGCTAATACTTTCGCTACATTTCCAACTTCCCATACTGTTACGTTTCCTGATTTGATTTTTCCAGATTGAACGGTATTTACATCTGCCTGTACATTTCCTTGAAAACAAAAAGAAAACAACATAATAAACACTCCTAAAAAACTTATTAAACTCTTATTTTTCTTCACAACTTTCCCCCTATATTTTTTGGCTTTCTTGATTATTTTATACAACGTTTCATATATATTCCACAAAAAATCCAATAAATTTTTATTGATAAAAATGCTATTCATCCTTTATTCACATCTTACTCATACTAAACTCCTAAAAATAGTAAGATAAATAAAAAAGGAACGGATTTCCGCTCCTTTTTTATCTTTTTACGATTATCAATCCATTTCCCTTTTAGGCTCTACCAACATGATGTGGGATTCCTTTTCAGTGAAAGGTTTATGCTCAACGCCTCTCGGGACAATAAACATCTCGCCCTTAGAAATTTTCACCTGTCCATCACGGAAATCGATGAACATCTCCCCTTCAAGCACAATAAATAGCTTATCCGTATTAGGATGCTCATGCCATATAAAATCTCCATTAGCTTTAAAAAGCTGAATTTGATCGTCATTCATTTCACCAATCACTTGTGGATACCAATAATCGTTAATTTTAGATAACTCGTCATTTAGTTTAATAGGTTGGTAATGGATAATAATCCCTCCTCACTTTCAAATTCCACTATATTACAGTAATATAAGTAAAAAAGTCGTTATTACGCTTAAAAAGAAAATGCTCCGGCCAGAACTTTTCATTCAGATAGTACAAAGGAGTGATTTCAATGAAAGTACTTTCAATCCAATGTTTCCTTTAACTCTCCATAAGTATAGAACAGTGATTTTCAAATAAGAATGGACCCCTGTTGACATTAGTATGGATTATTGATGAACTTCTCGCGATATTTAGTAGGCGAAATGCCAACTCGCTTCTTGAAAACTCTACTAAAATAAAAAGGGTCTGCGATTCCAACAGCCTGCGCAATTTGTTGTACAGGCACATCACTTGTACATAACATTTTTTGAGCCATCTTTATACGATAGTTCAATAAATATTCTGCTGCCCCCATACCTGCATGCTTTCTAAACACGTAAGAAAGACGATTTCGATTAACATTATTTT includes:
- a CDS encoding ATP F0F1 synthase subunit alpha, giving the protein MGMKKIILAGALGIAALSGTNVPGLELTKASAASIESNFSTLEGRVVEVDNGVIVVKSKQYEEPVSVYIDSLSNVKVGDEVKATGSMMRNFTEYMVATAVENTTNKLGMHMKEDGSPDYVIGKVSKVGTMEDEGDGATKYVVVEYPSLNGKKVIIDVFLTKGQVFNTGEKVKIDMKYVGWGGSSINWNTTDNIEKVHEVKSNVENNDDVWIWS
- a CDS encoding S66 peptidase family protein, coding for MLIKPKRLQPGDIVATVSASWGGAGDSKLRWRYEQGVKRLEDVFGLTVIPMPNSLKGSEYLYNNPGARAEDLMTAFKDTRVKAIITNIGGEDSIRLLPYIDFNVIRENPKIFMGYSDDTVSHLFCHKAGISSFYGPAILSDFAENIEMDSYTIETVNRTLFSNEIIGEIQPANEWTSERLEWIEINKDTRRTMQQNNGYEVLQGSRTVQGRLIGGCIEVLEFVKGTELWPEKKHWENSILFFETSEEHPEPNYIKYWLRNYAAQGILQKAKGIIFGKPKDEQYYEEYKQEILQVMKEHNLEDLPILYNLSFGHTEPKFILPYGALAEINCENGSFSILESGVE
- a CDS encoding DUF3224 domain-containing protein, whose translation is MEVTFTVSKWDEKPIDDNKKDFPINIAHVEYDIDGELKGKAFVEYLLYYLDSNINDGHLATAKISGFLHFEGIYKGQQGTFTAIEQGIFDKGNLDSPGTIIKATGNLENLRGSYNYQFTGQTSKLILEFEFQQNTL
- a CDS encoding MaoC family dehydratase: MKLQVGEKITFERTFTKEDVALFTEVSKDEGVHHVTPDEQGRFVVQGLLTSTLPTKIGGDYNVLARKMDFEFLRPVFSGDTIRCDVTIEQFEPDEKNRTKIIATFICRNQLEKEVMKGSFSGIIL
- a CDS encoding DUF1015 domain-containing protein is translated as MAKIRPFRAIRPVEEKAAQVAALPYDVLNSEEAREVVKGNPYSFLHVDKAEIDLDPELSPYDDRVYEKAGDNLKQFVREEVFIQDEEPALYIYELTMQGRTQSGLVVCTSIDEYEDDTIKKHERTRHEKELDRIRHVDVCDANTGPIFLTYRTKEEVKHLIRSWKEEHAPIYTFTAEDGVKHVAWKVADEEVIATLVNAFEDIPNLYIADGHHRSASAAKVGLMRREQYPNYTGEEEFNFFLSVLFPYDELSIWDYNRVVKDLNGLSEEQFLNQITQYFYVEGAIVSPYKPNEPKSFGMYVNEKWYKLTVKEETFDANDLVRGLDVSILQDHLLSQVLEIHDPRSDSRIDFVGGIRGLEELERLVNSGVYKAAFSLYPTSMEDLLAIADAGEVMPPKSTWFEPKLRSGLFVHSLK
- a CDS encoding 3-phosphoglycerate dehydrogenase family protein — translated: MFRVQTLNQIAEKGLQVFTEERYEVGDKLNHPDGILLRSYSLHQEEFSKDLKAIARAGAGVNNIPVERCTEKGIVVFNTPGANANAVKELIIASLIMSSRNIINGVSWTKNLEGEEVPQLVESGKKQFVGSEIAGKRLGVIGLGAIGALVANDALALGMDVIGYDPYISVETAWRLSTHVQRAFSLDEIFATCDYITLHIPLTNQTKGIIGEHAVEKMKRGMRLFNFSRGELVDEKVLQKALEEDIITHYVTDFPNENVIKMKNVTATPHLGASTSESEENCAVMAARQLREYLETGNIRNSVNYPNVELPYIGKKRITIMHQNVPNMVGQITGCLAEHHINIADMINRSKHSWAYTMIDIDNGIDDIIKENIVENISKITGVVAVRMIV
- the serC gene encoding 3-phosphoserine/phosphohydroxythreonine transaminase; amino-acid sequence: MERVYNFSAGPSILPLPVLEKVQKELLNYNGTGMSIMEMSHRSSYFQSIIEEASNLLRELMSIPDEYEVLFLQGGASLQFSMIPLNLMNTYKKAGYVLTGSWSKKALQEAEKVGEVQVIASSEKEKFTTIPKLDGLLSDEKLDYVHITTNNTIEGTKYVEIPHVERVPLVADMSSNILSERYDVSKFGLIYAGAQKNLGPAGLTIAIIKRDLIGGADRSCPTMLNYETYSKNNSLYNTPPSFSIYVTKLVLEWLKEQGGVSAIEEQNKMKSSLLYHFLDESKLFTSPVDPAYRSLMNIPFTTPSEELNNEFLQKAKERGFVTLKGHRSVGGMRASIYNAMPAHGVKQLVDYMKEFELENR
- a CDS encoding DUF378 domain-containing protein; translation: MKFLSYLTVILVILGGLNWLFVALDYNVVEKWFGSMPALVDTIYWLFGLSAIYQIFDRFFTND
- a CDS encoding glycoside hydrolase family 113, with the translated sequence MKKNKSLISFLGVFIMLFSFCFQGNVQADVNTVQSGKIKSGNVTVWEVGNVAKVLADVERLNLNTVNVPIQVDIPNVTSTNMVINQAQKQQAIILIQELLKRNIQVIVEPFPYIQQGNVGETEWNPSNINDFFWNWKTVILQDIFNSITSKYDVYGLKIASNFVNMEYAEGYWSDTIDFVRKQYKGNVLYQMNWWLTASWDSSYEAKFKEKINRPYLKKVDIVSIDSWFEVSGKRNPTYEEVKQSLFATTVYNRGQNVVQQLEQLHNATGKPVYFGGFNVPACELGLQNPWNPDVSNVFSKDVQLNGWRAYRDVLEPKPYFKGFSIWFIGSNDSTHAYQIHSKEAEAVINGWYRK
- a CDS encoding cupin domain-containing protein, with the protein product MNDDQIQLFKANGDFIWHEHPNTDKLFIVLEGEMFIDFRDGQVKISKGEMFIVPRGVEHKPFTEKESHIMLVEPKREMD